The Pseudanabaena sp. BC1403 genome contains a region encoding:
- the gshB gene encoding glutathione synthase has protein sequence MKLAFIIDPIAKLDPAHDTSVALMEAACRKGHEVFITNMNTLSVKDGKAWAFLQSTKIYPVPLVDGKWQVPNPWYEVAEGKFQPLEDMQFVWMRPDPPVTTEYLYATYILDYVDASKTKVLNSPQGIRAANEKMYALQFTKAIPKTIVTADKGTIREFVAAEGKAVMKPLGGKGGEGILFLEMGDRNMNSMIEISTNIGKTPVMVQEYLPDAQKGDKRIILLDGEPIGAVNRVPQSGEFRGNMAAGGSAVQVNITDREREICTQLAPTLKRDGLMFVGIDVIGGYLTEVNVTSPTGVREIDRLDDVCLGDLVMDWLATFA, from the coding sequence ATGAAACTTGCCTTTATTATTGATCCGATCGCTAAACTCGATCCTGCCCATGACACTAGCGTAGCGCTGATGGAAGCAGCTTGTCGCAAGGGGCATGAGGTATTTATTACAAATATGAATACGTTGAGTGTCAAAGATGGCAAAGCATGGGCTTTTTTGCAATCCACCAAGATCTATCCTGTGCCACTAGTAGATGGTAAATGGCAAGTTCCAAATCCTTGGTATGAAGTCGCAGAAGGGAAATTTCAGCCTTTAGAAGATATGCAATTTGTGTGGATGCGTCCCGATCCACCTGTAACTACAGAATATCTCTATGCAACTTATATTCTTGATTACGTTGATGCCAGCAAAACTAAAGTTCTCAACTCGCCCCAAGGTATTCGCGCTGCCAACGAGAAAATGTATGCTCTGCAATTTACTAAGGCAATTCCTAAGACGATTGTGACTGCTGATAAAGGTACAATTCGCGAATTTGTTGCGGCTGAGGGTAAGGCTGTCATGAAACCATTGGGCGGTAAAGGCGGCGAGGGGATTTTGTTTTTGGAAATGGGCGATCGCAATATGAATTCGATGATCGAAATCAGTACGAATATTGGTAAAACTCCTGTGATGGTGCAGGAATATCTGCCCGATGCACAGAAAGGGGATAAGCGGATTATTTTGCTGGATGGCGAACCAATTGGCGCAGTCAATCGTGTTCCCCAGTCAGGAGAGTTTCGCGGCAATATGGCGGCGGGTGGCAGTGCAGTTCAAGTCAATATTACCGATCGCGAGCGGGAAATATGCACTCAACTTGCCCCAACCCTAAAGCGTGATGGCTTAATGTTTGTTGGTATTGATGTCATCGGTGGCTACCTCACCGAAGTCAATGTCACTAGCCCCACAGGTGTCCGTGAAATTGATCGCCTTGATGATGTGTGTTTAGGCGATCTGGTGATGGATTGGCTGGCAACCTTCGCATAA
- a CDS encoding DUF1517 domain-containing protein: protein MQKVKVHVKVWTRSLAAVSLVAMIVFGGAHEAFAKRSGGRMGGSSFKSAPSRSAPSNSGYSGSSYNNNYGGGIPFIFWGGGGGGGLFTILLLVIVAGAVMQAFRGRGNGEGITGMDSKVSVAKIQVGLLSSARSLQQELTRLALESDTSSVEGLATVTRETAISLMRHPEYWVYVSSANENTKFALAEQKFNSLVMSERSKLNAEVLSNVSGRVLQGKTATSLPSAGSLDLEAPSEYIVVTLLLAVAGDSLSKLPPLRSTADLQSALSAIGSVPADNLLAVEVLWEPQSEDYTLTTDEVLTIYPDLVRI, encoded by the coding sequence ATGCAAAAAGTTAAAGTTCACGTCAAAGTCTGGACGCGATCGCTTGCCGCAGTTTCCTTAGTTGCGATGATCGTATTTGGTGGTGCTCACGAAGCTTTTGCCAAACGCTCAGGTGGTCGAATGGGTGGCAGCTCCTTTAAATCTGCCCCTAGCCGTTCTGCGCCATCCAATTCAGGATATAGCGGCAGCAGTTACAACAACAACTATGGCGGTGGAATTCCCTTCATTTTTTGGGGTGGCGGCGGTGGCGGCGGACTGTTTACGATCTTACTATTGGTGATCGTTGCAGGTGCAGTCATGCAAGCATTCCGTGGTCGGGGTAATGGCGAAGGCATTACTGGCATGGATAGCAAAGTTAGTGTTGCTAAAATCCAAGTTGGTCTACTCTCCTCAGCACGATCGCTGCAACAAGAGTTAACTCGTCTAGCTCTGGAGTCGGACACTTCCTCCGTTGAAGGTTTAGCCACTGTCACCCGCGAAACTGCTATCTCCTTGATGCGTCATCCAGAATATTGGGTCTATGTCAGCAGTGCCAATGAAAATACCAAGTTTGCCCTTGCTGAGCAAAAGTTTAATAGCTTGGTGATGTCTGAGCGCAGCAAACTCAATGCAGAAGTATTGAGTAACGTCAGTGGTCGGGTATTGCAAGGCAAAACTGCTACATCTTTGCCTAGTGCAGGTAGCCTAGACCTCGAAGCTCCAAGCGAATATATTGTGGTTACGCTTTTACTTGCAGTTGCGGGTGATAGCCTCAGCAAATTGCCTCCTTTACGTTCTACCGCAGATTTGCAGTCAGCTTTATCAGCGATCGGTTCTGTGCCTGCGGATAACCTGTTGGCAGTAGAGGTACTGTGGGAGCCCCAGTCTGAGGACTATACCCTCACAACTGATGAGGTGCTAACCATATATCCTGATCTTGTCAGAATCTAG
- a CDS encoding TIGR04376 family protein: protein MGLIEDISRFLETRLEEFIRNNPQIELQILEDKLRQQEEEIAKLIVSSKLEEKKLQDRILEIAEEIRVWHDRTVKAESFDRPDLAGAAKEREAALLRQGNQIWAQMELVKKRATDSQTLQVQIQERRKEVQAKVAEAAKTAKAKSPTSTPLNWDNLYTPPFRDPNDKLEETFRRWEMDEELERLKRNMGK from the coding sequence ATGGGGTTAATAGAGGATATATCTCGCTTTTTAGAGACCCGCCTAGAGGAGTTTATTCGCAATAACCCACAGATTGAGTTGCAAATCCTCGAAGATAAATTGCGGCAACAAGAAGAAGAAATAGCGAAACTAATAGTTAGCTCGAAACTGGAGGAGAAAAAACTCCAAGATCGGATTCTGGAAATCGCCGAAGAAATTCGCGTCTGGCACGATCGCACTGTCAAAGCAGAATCCTTTGATCGTCCTGACTTAGCTGGTGCAGCTAAAGAACGTGAAGCTGCGCTCTTGCGCCAAGGTAACCAAATCTGGGCGCAGATGGAACTTGTCAAAAAACGAGCCACTGATAGTCAAACGCTACAGGTGCAGATCCAAGAGCGGCGCAAAGAAGTTCAAGCCAAAGTCGCTGAGGCTGCCAAAACTGCCAAAGCAAAATCACCAACTAGTACTCCTTTAAATTGGGACAATCTCTATACTCCGCCCTTTCGAGATCCTAACGATAAGTTAGAAGAAACTTTTCGGCGTTGGGAAATGGATGAAGAACTCGAACGCCTTAAACGCAATATGGGCAAATAA
- a CDS encoding NUDIX hydrolase, which yields MDNPQCIRPISICLFRKDNKILVSECFDSIKQDYFCRPLGGGIEFGESSQEAMLREIDEEISIEVENLHLIKVIENIFVYEGKQGHEVVFVYDAEFVDKSWYEKEELTCYESSIKTKFTARWLSLAEIKKQNIRLVPEDLASILAT from the coding sequence ATGGATAATCCTCAATGCATCAGACCGATTTCCATTTGCTTATTCCGCAAAGACAACAAAATTTTAGTGTCGGAATGCTTTGACTCAATCAAGCAGGACTATTTTTGCCGTCCATTAGGTGGAGGGATAGAGTTTGGAGAAAGCAGCCAAGAAGCGATGTTACGTGAAATTGATGAGGAGATATCTATCGAAGTAGAGAATCTGCACCTGATTAAGGTAATCGAGAATATATTTGTCTACGAAGGCAAACAAGGACATGAAGTTGTGTTTGTCTATGACGCTGAGTTTGTAGATAAGTCTTGGTATGAAAAAGAAGAGCTAACTTGTTATGAAAGCTCTATAAAAACAAAATTTACGGCAAGATGGCTGTCATTGGCAGAAATAAAAAAACAGAATATAAGACTAGTTCCAGAGGATTTAGCAAGTATATTAGCTACATAA